The proteins below come from a single Gordonia sp. X0973 genomic window:
- a CDS encoding acyl-CoA dehydrogenase family protein — translation MTGNATDETAISADDLAALRDSVRDLIARRGGSAAVRTAIASPTRTDAQLWTGLVEIGAPALAVPDNRGGVGGGWSALAAVIEETGGALSPVPLFSSAVLATGTLLAADAAPELVEGLAAGERVATLCVAGESGWETTGINADGGILNGTAHYVSDAETVTDLVVLAGGGSHITLHTVEATAPGVEIRSVATMDPTRPLSQVSFTDVSATALPAPDDLLPRVRDLAWSMLAVEQVGAAGAALRMTVDYTKDREQFGRAIGSFQALKHRMADMYADVETARSIAYAAVDAVGTSDGAELAAAAHVYCSEAFNRVTAEAIQLHGGIGITWEHDIQLYFKRAHSSAQFFGQPVDVLAGRRVE, via the coding sequence ATGACCGGCAACGCCACCGACGAGACGGCGATCTCGGCCGATGATCTTGCCGCCCTTCGGGATTCGGTTCGCGACCTGATCGCCCGGCGCGGCGGCAGTGCGGCCGTCCGCACGGCGATCGCCTCGCCGACGCGCACCGATGCCCAGCTCTGGACCGGACTCGTCGAGATCGGCGCACCGGCGTTGGCCGTGCCCGACAATCGCGGCGGCGTCGGCGGCGGGTGGTCGGCGCTCGCCGCCGTGATCGAGGAGACGGGCGGCGCGCTGTCACCGGTTCCACTCTTCTCATCTGCGGTGCTGGCGACGGGGACGTTGCTGGCCGCGGATGCCGCACCCGAACTCGTCGAGGGCCTGGCCGCCGGCGAGCGGGTCGCAACCCTGTGTGTGGCCGGTGAATCAGGTTGGGAAACAACGGGAATCAACGCCGACGGCGGAATCCTCAATGGCACCGCGCACTATGTGTCCGACGCCGAGACGGTCACCGATCTCGTCGTCCTGGCGGGCGGCGGCAGTCACATCACCCTGCACACGGTCGAGGCGACGGCTCCCGGCGTCGAGATCCGGTCGGTCGCGACGATGGACCCGACGCGTCCGCTCTCGCAGGTGTCGTTCACCGATGTATCCGCCACGGCTCTACCCGCACCCGACGATCTGCTGCCGCGGGTGCGCGACCTCGCGTGGTCGATGCTCGCCGTCGAGCAGGTGGGCGCAGCGGGCGCAGCGCTGCGGATGACCGTCGACTACACCAAGGACCGCGAGCAGTTCGGCAGGGCGATCGGCTCCTTCCAGGCGCTCAAGCACCGGATGGCCGACATGTACGCGGACGTCGAGACGGCCCGCTCCATCGCCTATGCCGCGGTAGACGCGGTCGGCACGTCGGACGGCGCCGAACTGGCGGCGGCCGCACATGTCTACTGCTCCGAGGCCTTCAACCGCGTCACCGCCGAGGCGATCCAACTCCACGGCGGTATCGGCATCACCTGGGAGCACGACATCCAGCTGTACTTCAAGCGCGCACATTCCTCGGCGCAGTTCTTCGGTCAGCCGGTCGACGTCCTCGCCGGGCGCCGGGTCGAGTGA
- a CDS encoding acyl-CoA dehydrogenase, whose product MEFLLDDEHAGLADAIDGLCKRGDSVATNRAWADGDSEPGFTLWAGLAELGIPGLLVDEAHGGSGAGAIEMVVAAEALGRHAVPGPVAETLAAVPVALRSAGRETELGAVASGEPATIAVPPWQPRAADTVGATAHVLVDGRLSTATADEPIATVDPSRTVARLVADDELGSGVDADEVLDYGALATAAQLLGLGTAMLDLASEYAKARQQFGRPIGSFQAVKHHLADVVIALEMARPLVHGAALALDGRVPDDVDVHREVSAAKVAAGDAAYLAARKSLQVLGAIGYTAEHDLSVFLTKVQALQSAWGTAAAHRQRILETLR is encoded by the coding sequence ATGGAGTTCCTTCTCGACGACGAGCACGCCGGTCTCGCCGACGCCATCGACGGCCTGTGTAAGCGCGGCGACTCGGTCGCGACCAATCGCGCCTGGGCGGATGGGGACTCCGAACCCGGATTCACACTGTGGGCGGGTCTGGCAGAGCTCGGCATCCCCGGTCTCCTCGTCGACGAGGCACACGGCGGTTCCGGTGCGGGCGCTATCGAGATGGTCGTCGCCGCTGAAGCCCTCGGCCGTCATGCGGTTCCCGGGCCCGTCGCGGAGACGCTGGCCGCCGTCCCGGTCGCGCTGCGCTCCGCCGGGCGCGAAACCGAACTCGGCGCGGTGGCCTCCGGCGAACCCGCCACCATCGCGGTGCCGCCGTGGCAGCCGCGGGCCGCCGACACCGTCGGGGCCACCGCCCATGTGCTCGTCGACGGGCGGCTCAGCACCGCTACCGCCGACGAACCGATCGCCACCGTGGATCCGTCGCGCACCGTCGCGCGCCTCGTCGCCGACGACGAGCTGGGCAGCGGCGTCGACGCCGACGAGGTGCTCGACTACGGCGCCCTGGCCACGGCGGCGCAGCTTCTGGGCCTCGGCACGGCGATGCTGGATCTCGCGAGCGAGTATGCGAAAGCGCGCCAGCAGTTCGGCCGGCCGATCGGGTCGTTCCAGGCAGTCAAGCACCATCTCGCCGACGTGGTGATCGCGTTGGAGATGGCCCGCCCGCTGGTCCACGGCGCGGCGCTGGCCCTCGACGGCCGAGTCCCCGACGACGTCGACGTCCATCGCGAGGTCTCGGCCGCGAAGGTCGCCGCCGGCGACGCGGCCTATCTCGCCGCGCGCAAGTCGCTGCAGGTCCTCGGTGCCATCGGCTATACCGCCGAACACGACCTCTCGGTGTTCCTGACCAAGGTCCAGGCGCTGCAGAGCGCGTGGGGTACCGCCGCCGCGCATCGGCAGCGGATCCTGGAGACCCTGCGATGA
- a CDS encoding acyl-CoA dehydrogenase family protein, with the protein MDLLFDDDAIAFRDEVRSWLKAHVPAQPLPSMDTAEGFEAHRAWEAEMAADAMSVVSWPKEYGGRDVPLLHWVIFEEEYYRSGAPGRVSQNGIFLLAPTLFEHASKEQLDRIMPRMARADDIWGQAWSEPEAGSDLASLRSTATRTEGGWLLNGQKTWSSRSSFADWGFGLFRSDKEAQRHKGLTYFMFDLRSPGVTVRPIAQLDGEPGFAELFLEDVFVPDDPANPAESGVIGEVNNGWKVAMSTAANERGLSLRSPGRFLATTDRLIRLWRETHDDVPTTASTDQGVVDAWIGARAYELSTYATVSRLAAGGQLGMESSINKVFWSQWDIATHETALALQGADAELVDGWTGGYLFSLSGPIYAGTNEIQRNVIAERLLGLPRGDR; encoded by the coding sequence GTGGACCTGCTTTTCGACGACGACGCGATCGCGTTCCGCGACGAAGTCCGCTCCTGGCTCAAAGCACACGTGCCCGCGCAGCCCCTACCCTCGATGGACACCGCCGAGGGCTTCGAGGCGCACCGGGCGTGGGAGGCGGAGATGGCCGCCGACGCCATGTCGGTGGTGAGCTGGCCGAAGGAATACGGCGGTCGCGACGTGCCGCTGCTGCACTGGGTGATCTTCGAGGAGGAGTACTACCGCTCCGGCGCCCCGGGCCGCGTGAGCCAGAACGGCATCTTCCTGCTGGCTCCGACACTGTTCGAGCACGCGTCGAAGGAGCAGCTGGACCGGATCATGCCGCGTATGGCACGCGCCGACGACATCTGGGGCCAGGCCTGGAGCGAGCCGGAGGCCGGCAGCGACCTCGCCTCGCTGCGCTCGACCGCCACACGCACCGAGGGCGGCTGGCTGCTGAACGGGCAGAAGACCTGGAGTTCGCGCTCGAGTTTCGCCGACTGGGGCTTCGGGTTGTTCCGCTCGGACAAGGAGGCGCAGCGCCACAAGGGCCTGACCTACTTCATGTTCGACCTGCGCAGCCCCGGCGTCACCGTGCGCCCGATCGCCCAGCTCGACGGCGAGCCCGGCTTCGCCGAACTCTTCCTGGAGGACGTGTTCGTCCCCGACGACCCGGCCAACCCCGCCGAGTCGGGCGTCATCGGTGAGGTCAACAACGGCTGGAAAGTCGCCATGAGCACCGCCGCCAACGAGCGCGGCCTCTCGCTGCGCTCCCCCGGCCGGTTCCTCGCCACCACGGATCGCCTGATACGACTCTGGCGCGAGACTCACGACGACGTGCCCACCACCGCGTCGACCGATCAGGGCGTCGTCGACGCGTGGATCGGCGCCCGCGCCTACGAGTTGTCCACCTATGCGACGGTCAGCCGCCTGGCCGCCGGGGGACAGCTCGGCATGGAGTCGTCTATCAACAAGGTCTTCTGGTCGCAGTGGGACATCGCGACGCACGAGACCGCGCTGGCCTTGCAGGGCGCCGACGCGGAGCTGGTCGACGGGTGGACCGGCGGCTACCTCTTCTCGTTGTCCGGCCCGATCTACGCGGGCACCAACGAGATCCAGCGCAACGTCATCGCCGAGCGGCTGCTCGGCCTGCCCCGAGGGGATCGCTGA